The window CCGCCGCCGGCTTCTTCGCGGCGGCCTTCCGCGTGCCCTTCGCGGGAGCCGGCTGCGCCGGTTCCCGGGGCGCCGCCGTCGGCTCCCCCGCGGCAGCCGGTTCCTCCCCGGCCGGCCCCTGCCCGCGCCCGGCCGTGTTCGCCCTTGCCGTCGGGCCCCTGCGCCCGCGTCCGGTCGTCGGTCCGGCCTCGGCCGTCCGCTTCTGCTTCGGCGTGACCGGCTCCTTCATGGCCACCGCCTCCTTCGCGGCCCCGCCTGATGCCCTGGCCGCCGCTCGGGTGGTCTTCCTGGCCGCGCCGCCGGCGGCATCGGGACCGGTGCCCCGGGACCTGCCGGACGCCGACTGCTCGGCGGTCTGCTTCGCCACCATGGCCGCGGCCCCTTCACATATTGTGATCTTGCTCGCGAATCGTGCTGGGACGATAAATCGACTTGAGTCCCGCGGCAACGGGGCACGCCGCCCGATTCGCCCGCCTCGCGCGGATCGCGCGGCCGGCATGCATGCGTTGTGCCCAGCTCGCCGCCACGTAATCCGACGAGCCGCACGTCCTACGATCCGGACGGCGCCGCCGCGCAACCGGGTCACCACCGGACGGAAAATCGGTTCGGCCCCGGTCGCCGGGGCGCCGTACACTGGGCGGAGCGAAAAGCGTGGATGGGGACGAGTAGCGGCGTACGCAGCCAAGAGCGACCCGGGGACGGTGTGAGCCCGGGGGCGAGCGCGACGCGAAGATCACCCCGGAGCCGCCGGAAGAAAGCCCCCAGCACCGAGCCAGGGGCCGGTAGAACCGGTATCGCGACCTCAATGAGGGGGCTCGTCGGAGCGTACGGCGCACCGGTGGGCCAAGGAGGGTGGTACCGCGGGAGCGCGCCGCACACGGCGTGGACACACAAAGGCTCTCGTCCCTCCGACGGAAGGCAGCACATCCGCCGGAGGAAGCTCGTTGAATACGCAGCCGCAGTACCGCCAGGTGCCCGCGCAGGTCGACCTGCCCGCCCTCGAGCACGCCGTGCTCGACTTCTGGCGCGAGCAGAAGATCTTCGCCAAGAGCCTGGAGCAGTCCGAGGGCCGCCCCGAGTGGGTGTTCTACGAGGGCCCGCCCACCGCCAACGGCATGCCGGGCGCCCACCACATCGAGGCGCGCGTCTTCAAGGACGTCTTCCCCCGCTTCCGCACCATGCGCGGCTACCACGTGGCCCGCAAGGCCGGCTGGGACTGCCACGGCCTCCCGGTGGAGCTGGCGGTCGAGAAGGAGCTCGGCTTCAGCGGCAAGAAGGACATCGAGGCGTACGGCATCGCCGAGTTCAACGACAAGTGCCGCGAGTCCGTGCTCCGCCACACCGACGCGTTCTCCGAGCTGACCACCCGCATGGGCTACTGGGTCGACCTCGACGAGGCCTACGTCACCATGGAGCCCGAGTACATCGAGTCCGTCTGGTGGTCGCTGAAGGAGATCTTCAACAAGGGCCTGCTGGTCCAGGACCACCGCGTCGCCCCCTGGTGCCCGCGCTGCGGCACGGGACTGTCGGACCACGAGCTGGCCCAGGGCTACGAGACGGTCGTCGACCCGTCCGTCTACGTCCGCTTCCCGCTCACCTCCGGTCCGCTCGCCGGCCAGGCCTCGCTCCTGGTGTGGACGACGACCCCGTGGACGCTGGTGTCCAACACCGCGGTCGCCGCGCACCCCGAGGTGACCTACGTGGTCGCGACGGACGGTACGGAGAAGCTCGTCGTCGCCGAACCGCTCGTCGCCAAGGCACTCGGCGAGGGCTGGGAGACCACGGGCGAGACCTTCACGGGCGCCGAGATGGAGCGCTGGACGTACCAACGCCCGTTCGAGCTGGTGGAGTTCACGGAGCCGGCCCACTACGTGGTCAACGCCGAGTACGTCACCACCGAGGACGGCACGGGACTGGTCCACCAGTCCCCCGCCTTCGGTGAGGACGACCTGAGGGTCTGCCGCTCCTACGGCCTGCCGGTGGTCAACCCCGTCCGCCCCGACGGCACGTTCGAGGACGACGTCCCGCTGGTCGGCGGCGTCTTCTTCAAGAAGGCGGACGAGAAGCTCACCGAGGACCTCGGCGAACGCGGCCTGCTCTTCCGGCACGTGCCGTACGAGCACAGCTACCCGCACTGCTGGCGCTGCCACACCGCGCTGCTGTACTACGCGCAGCCGTCCTGGTACATCCGCACCACCGCGATCAAGGACCGGCTGCTCGAGGAGAACGAGAAGACCAACTGGTTCCCCGAGAACGTCAAGCACGGCCGGTACGGCGACTGGCTGAACAACAACATCGACTGGGCGCTGTCCCGCAACCGCTACTGGGGCACGCCGCTGCCGATCTGGCACTGCGAGGACGGCCACCTCACCTGTGTCGGCTCCCGCGCGGAGCTGACCGCCCTGACCGGCACCGACCAGTCGGAGCTGGACCCGCACCGCCCGTTCATCGACGACGTCGCCTTCCCGTGCCCGCAGTGCGAGAAGACGGCCACACGCGTGCCCGAGGTCATCGACGCCTGGTACGACTCGGGTTCGATGCCGTTCGCGCAGTGGGGCTACCCGTACAAGAACAAGGAGCTGTTCGAGAGCCGGTACCCGGCGCAGTTCATCTCCGAGGCGATCGACCAGACCCGCGGCTGGTTCTACACGCTGATGGCGATCGGCACGCTGGTCTTCGACAAGTCCTCGTACGAGAA of the Streptomyces sp. NBC_01788 genome contains:
- the ileS gene encoding isoleucine--tRNA ligase, encoding MNTQPQYRQVPAQVDLPALEHAVLDFWREQKIFAKSLEQSEGRPEWVFYEGPPTANGMPGAHHIEARVFKDVFPRFRTMRGYHVARKAGWDCHGLPVELAVEKELGFSGKKDIEAYGIAEFNDKCRESVLRHTDAFSELTTRMGYWVDLDEAYVTMEPEYIESVWWSLKEIFNKGLLVQDHRVAPWCPRCGTGLSDHELAQGYETVVDPSVYVRFPLTSGPLAGQASLLVWTTTPWTLVSNTAVAAHPEVTYVVATDGTEKLVVAEPLVAKALGEGWETTGETFTGAEMERWTYQRPFELVEFTEPAHYVVNAEYVTTEDGTGLVHQSPAFGEDDLRVCRSYGLPVVNPVRPDGTFEDDVPLVGGVFFKKADEKLTEDLGERGLLFRHVPYEHSYPHCWRCHTALLYYAQPSWYIRTTAIKDRLLEENEKTNWFPENVKHGRYGDWLNNNIDWALSRNRYWGTPLPIWHCEDGHLTCVGSRAELTALTGTDQSELDPHRPFIDDVAFPCPQCEKTATRVPEVIDAWYDSGSMPFAQWGYPYKNKELFESRYPAQFISEAIDQTRGWFYTLMAIGTLVFDKSSYENVVCLGHILAEDGRKMSKHLGNILQPIPLMDQHGADAVRWFMAAGGSPWAARRVGHGTIQEVVRKTLLTYWNTVAFQALYARTSAWAPTEADPAPADRPLLDRWLLSELHALTDQVTQALEAYDTQRAGKLLSAFVDDLSNWYVRRSRRRFWQGDKAALRTLHEVLETVTRLMAPITPFITERVWQDLIVPVAPGAPESVHLASWPEADLGAIDPELSKQMVLVRRLVELGRATRAESGVKTRQPLSRALVAAAGFESLDRELHAQITEELNVSSLASLSEVGGSLVDTTAKANFRALGKRFGKRVQDVAKAIAGADAAALSLALREGTASVEVDGETVTLAPDEVIITETPREGWSVASDSGATVALDLEITEELRRAGLARDAIRLIQEARKNSGLDVADRIALRWTATDPATIAALGEHASLIAEEVLATDFAQGEADASYGAPFTDEGLSLTFRLHKA